From Thiomicrospira sp. XS5, one genomic window encodes:
- a CDS encoding phosphoribulokinase has translation MSVEHPIVTVTGSSGAGTSFVKRAVEKIFEREKLNVAIVEGDSYHKYNRTEMKAKVAESKENGGPVLTHFSEKANEFGELEALFKEYKESATGKRRYYIHSDEEAAEHNARLGTNFSSGEFTPWEPIPEGTDILFYEGLHGMVKRMDHGPEEGMHNVAQYVDLGIGVAPSINIEWMQKIYRDTSERPYSVEQVRDIILERMPDYIETIVPQFHRTHINFHRVPLIDTSDPFSTMSDDAPMGPAPEDSLIICHVRHQDVDLDAIKDKIPGAFLQNDTTLVCNGSHMVQAMDLMMSPIIHNLIEKKRAALAAQNG, from the coding sequence ATGTCAGTAGAGCATCCAATTGTTACAGTGACCGGTTCTTCAGGAGCCGGAACGTCATTTGTAAAACGCGCTGTGGAAAAAATCTTTGAGCGTGAAAAATTGAATGTGGCGATTGTGGAAGGGGACAGCTACCACAAATATAACCGTACCGAAATGAAAGCGAAAGTGGCGGAATCCAAAGAGAATGGCGGTCCAGTTCTAACGCACTTTTCCGAAAAAGCCAACGAATTCGGCGAACTGGAAGCCTTGTTTAAGGAATACAAAGAAAGTGCCACCGGTAAGCGCCGCTACTACATCCACAGTGATGAGGAAGCCGCTGAGCACAATGCTCGTCTCGGTACGAACTTCTCTTCCGGTGAATTCACCCCTTGGGAACCGATTCCGGAAGGCACCGACATCCTGTTCTACGAAGGCCTGCACGGCATGGTCAAACGTATGGATCACGGTCCGGAAGAAGGCATGCACAATGTCGCGCAATACGTTGACTTGGGCATCGGTGTAGCACCATCCATCAACATCGAATGGATGCAGAAAATCTACCGTGACACGTCCGAGCGTCCATACTCGGTTGAGCAAGTACGCGACATCATTTTGGAGCGTATGCCGGACTACATCGAAACCATCGTGCCACAGTTCCACCGTACACACATTAACTTCCACCGTGTACCGTTGATCGATACCTCCGATCCGTTCTCCACCATGTCGGACGATGCGCCGATGGGGCCGGCTCCGGAAGATTCTTTGATCATCTGCCACGTCAGACACCAAGACGTTGATTTGGATGCCATCAAGGACAAAATCCCGGGCGCGTTCCTACAGAACGACACCACTTTGGTGTGCAACGGTTCTCACATGGTACAAGCCATGGACTTGATGATGTCGCCAATCATCCACAACTTGATTGAGAAAAAACGCGCTGCTTTGGCCGCTCAAAACGGCTAA
- a CDS encoding beta-ketoacyl synthase chain length factor, protein MKAYIEHIGLQAPGLEGWDASQTVLLGDTPYQSEPLSKYSPQFLPANERRRTTPTIKLALRTAEETVSGYAPEAIAAMPTLFACVDGDTEISAKMTSAILQDEPMISPIHFHNSVHNAPAGYWMIGQHNQQAASAISAGEYQIANSFIEALSQLSDTHPKVLLVVYDLPIDPIIESYQPAMQPFAFGLVLSHQPNDRTLAELSLSLAPGQVQAAKHDWFGDNVAAEALPLLQRLAQKQAGQFAFPVSSQLTANLTLTPVQRD, encoded by the coding sequence ATGAAAGCGTACATCGAACACATCGGCTTACAAGCGCCCGGCTTGGAAGGTTGGGACGCCTCTCAAACGGTTCTGCTCGGCGACACGCCGTATCAGTCCGAACCCTTGTCAAAATACAGCCCGCAGTTTTTACCTGCCAATGAACGACGCCGCACCACGCCAACCATTAAACTGGCGTTACGCACCGCGGAAGAGACGGTTTCCGGCTATGCACCGGAAGCCATCGCCGCCATGCCAACGCTGTTTGCCTGCGTCGACGGCGACACCGAAATTTCCGCGAAAATGACCAGTGCGATTTTGCAGGACGAGCCGATGATTTCGCCGATTCATTTCCACAATTCGGTGCACAATGCCCCCGCCGGTTACTGGATGATCGGTCAGCACAACCAACAAGCGGCCTCCGCCATTTCCGCCGGGGAATACCAAATCGCCAACAGCTTTATCGAAGCCCTGTCGCAATTGTCGGATACGCATCCGAAAGTACTGCTGGTTGTGTACGATTTACCGATTGACCCGATTATCGAAAGTTACCAACCGGCGATGCAACCTTTTGCGTTCGGTTTGGTGCTATCACATCAACCCAACGACCGGACTCTGGCCGAACTGTCTTTGTCACTCGCACCGGGCCAGGTTCAAGCCGCCAAACACGATTGGTTCGGCGACAATGTCGCAGCCGAGGCTCTGCCGCTGTTGCAACGCCTCGCGCAAAAACAAGCCGGGCAATTCGCTTTTCCGGTGTCGTCACAATTGACGGCCAACCTGACGTTAACCCCGGTTCAACGCGATTGA
- a CDS encoding MipA/OmpV family protein — protein MLKPLSIRLLACAFLSVLLLPVHAQQQTLPKWEIGLGPGLVSYPDYPGSKEQNNLIVPFPYITYRSDAFTIDQREIKKPLYEYRNLEFDLSISGTIPVSSKDNKAREGMDDLDGSIGIGPVVKARLYRNDLNEFKFEWPVRWVVASDFQSIHEEGFFSSPGFYYYFRQGFSARERLKITLGARADFATARNNNYFYGVDDDEATAVRPAYKATGGFAGLAYVFSLNWHVSDFWLGGFYRLRDLSGSVYENSPLMETTRSETFGFAITWNFYQSDETVQGLE, from the coding sequence ATGCTGAAACCGCTTTCCATTCGTCTCCTTGCCTGCGCCTTCCTAAGCGTTTTACTGTTGCCCGTTCACGCACAACAGCAAACCCTGCCCAAATGGGAAATCGGCTTGGGACCAGGCCTGGTCAGTTATCCGGATTACCCCGGCTCCAAAGAGCAAAACAACCTGATTGTGCCATTTCCATACATCACCTACCGCAGCGACGCCTTTACCATCGACCAGCGCGAAATCAAAAAACCGCTGTACGAATACCGTAACCTGGAATTTGACCTGAGTATTTCCGGCACCATTCCGGTGTCGAGCAAAGACAATAAAGCCCGCGAAGGCATGGACGATCTGGACGGCTCCATCGGCATCGGTCCGGTGGTCAAAGCCCGGTTGTACCGCAATGACCTCAACGAATTCAAATTCGAATGGCCGGTGCGCTGGGTAGTGGCCTCGGACTTCCAGTCCATCCACGAGGAAGGCTTTTTCTCCTCACCCGGCTTCTATTATTATTTTCGACAAGGCTTCAGCGCCCGGGAACGCTTGAAAATCACCCTCGGCGCACGCGCCGATTTCGCCACCGCCCGCAACAACAATTATTTTTACGGCGTGGACGACGATGAAGCCACCGCGGTCCGTCCGGCTTACAAGGCCACCGGCGGCTTCGCCGGCCTGGCGTATGTTTTCAGCCTGAACTGGCACGTCAGTGACTTCTGGCTGGGCGGTTTTTACCGCCTTCGCGACCTCTCGGGCAGCGTTTACGAAAACAGTCCCTTAATGGAAACCACCCGTTCGGAAACCTTCGGCTTCGCCATTACCTGGAACTTCTATCAATCTGACGAAACGGTTCAAGGACTGGAATAA
- a CDS encoding DUF389 domain-containing protein, which yields MNQYVIFYDAERAELFESDIKALLPVESCEFVAYDGQRLDDYQPDSPVLFWLSDDALYQLLPLASKQGWTIGFIPHPEMNRIHRSFSIPKNPAEAVEDILSVEAPVSADLMYCNHHLVLNSVMLGNPDMMKPAALVDESLWCKLKNLLLLVFSLKKMCLLPYQLVTAKETVVNTAALGISVVYRPSASEFTKRVVGETEQDEATLNAVILAPRSMSEVLHFLLTKVLPKRVVSKGVLAGYLGHIKTESISLSGSGQLDFSIDGQYFNAEKVDVVVEPDALQILSSHLPEKISHKDMKESVRVARLPKGEAVKALANRPFPLIHHADQEEIKEVFLTLRENAQASESYKVLMVLATLLATVGLFANSAPVIIGAMILAPLMAPIISLSMGVLRQNVDLVTESAKTLGVGILLALFFGTLLTVITPLSSVNHEISARLSPTLLDLGVAIISGIAAAYANARSEVAKSLAGVAIAVALVPPLAVSSIGIGWWDWPVFWGAFLLFMTNLAGIVLAAAATFLVLGFSPFQLAKKGLLLSLAFVAMVSIPLVFAFSSLVQEQQVASALKDFQMEGIVLKDVKIRSGEPMLVSAKLVSDHSLRDAQIEAVKREIETRLGTEIQLEAITAVMK from the coding sequence GTGAACCAATACGTCATTTTTTACGATGCCGAGCGGGCGGAGTTGTTCGAATCGGATATCAAGGCTTTGTTGCCGGTTGAATCTTGTGAGTTTGTGGCCTATGACGGCCAGCGACTGGACGATTACCAGCCTGATTCCCCCGTGCTGTTCTGGCTGAGTGACGACGCCCTTTATCAATTATTACCCTTGGCGTCTAAGCAGGGCTGGACCATCGGGTTCATTCCGCACCCGGAAATGAACCGCATTCACCGCAGTTTCTCGATTCCGAAAAATCCGGCGGAGGCCGTGGAAGACATTCTGTCGGTGGAAGCGCCGGTGTCGGCGGATTTGATGTATTGCAACCATCACCTGGTGCTGAACTCGGTGATGCTCGGTAATCCCGATATGATGAAACCGGCGGCGCTGGTGGATGAAAGCCTCTGGTGTAAACTCAAAAATTTGCTGTTGCTGGTGTTCAGCCTGAAAAAGATGTGCCTGTTGCCTTATCAACTGGTCACGGCCAAGGAAACGGTGGTCAACACCGCGGCTTTGGGCATTTCCGTGGTGTACCGCCCCAGTGCCAGTGAGTTCACCAAACGGGTGGTGGGGGAAACCGAGCAGGACGAAGCCACGCTGAATGCGGTCATACTGGCACCGCGAAGCATGTCGGAGGTACTGCATTTTCTGCTGACCAAAGTCTTGCCGAAGCGGGTGGTGTCGAAAGGTGTGCTCGCCGGGTATTTGGGGCATATTAAAACCGAAAGCATCAGTCTGTCCGGTTCCGGTCAATTGGATTTCAGTATCGACGGACAATATTTCAATGCGGAGAAAGTGGATGTGGTGGTGGAGCCGGATGCGTTGCAGATTCTCAGCAGCCATTTGCCGGAAAAAATCAGCCATAAGGACATGAAAGAATCGGTGCGGGTGGCGCGTTTGCCGAAAGGCGAAGCGGTCAAAGCCCTTGCGAATCGACCGTTTCCCCTGATCCACCATGCGGATCAGGAGGAAATCAAGGAGGTCTTTTTGACCTTGCGCGAAAACGCCCAGGCCTCGGAGTCCTATAAAGTGTTGATGGTCCTGGCGACCTTGCTGGCCACGGTGGGGCTGTTCGCGAATTCGGCCCCGGTTATCATCGGCGCGATGATTCTGGCGCCGTTGATGGCGCCGATTATTTCCCTATCGATGGGCGTGCTGCGCCAGAATGTCGATTTGGTGACCGAAAGTGCCAAAACGCTGGGAGTGGGGATTTTATTGGCGCTGTTTTTTGGCACGCTGCTGACGGTGATTACCCCGCTCAGTAGCGTGAATCATGAAATCAGTGCACGTCTGAGCCCGACCTTGTTGGATTTGGGTGTCGCCATCATTTCCGGTATTGCCGCGGCTTATGCCAATGCTCGTTCCGAAGTGGCGAAAAGTTTGGCCGGCGTGGCCATCGCCGTGGCCTTGGTGCCGCCGCTGGCAGTGTCGTCTATCGGCATCGGTTGGTGGGATTGGCCGGTGTTCTGGGGTGCTTTCCTACTGTTCATGACCAACTTGGCGGGCATTGTCCTGGCGGCGGCCGCGACCTTTTTGGTGTTGGGGTTCAGTCCGTTTCAATTGGCGAAAAAAGGCTTGTTGCTGTCGCTGGCGTTTGTGGCGATGGTGAGTATTCCGCTGGTGTTTGCTTTCAGTAGTTTGGTGCAGGAACAGCAGGTGGCTTCGGCGTTGAAAGATTTTCAGATGGAAGGCATTGTCTTGAAAGATGTCAAAATCCGCAGTGGCGAGCCGATGCTGGTGTCGGCCAAACTGGTGTCGGATCATTCATTGCGGGATGCGCAAATCGAAGCGGTGAAACGCGAAATCGAAACTCGGTTGGGCACGGAGATTCAGTTGGAAGCCATTACGGCCGTGATGAAATAG
- a CDS encoding beta-ketoacyl-[acyl-carrier-protein] synthase family protein — translation MRYPIQISASTLVSGMGVGLKAHRHALENETTGLKLNTQTLETKLETFYGEVTDLPALPPHLSDYDCRNNRLAWQALITDGFAEQVAEVANRFGAHRIGLALGTSTSGILETEQVLAYREQNGQFSDDYHYETTHRMNSLADFCADALSLQGPRLIISTACSSSAKVFATASRWLDHDLVDAVLVGGVDTLCLTTIHGFNALGLVSHDIVRPLDARRDGINIGEAGGFMLLEKASKTARPGENPIQLTGFGETSDAYHISTPHPDGQGAHDAMAQALNMAGLAPADIDYLNLHGTGTPSNDLAESKAVNTLFADKTPLLSSTKGFTGHTLGAAGITEAIFCQLALESQQAWANLNCEQLDGALSLTPVLKTQSAELRHCMSNSFGFGGNNACLIFSQTDIDKTGGPI, via the coding sequence ATGCGTTATCCAATCCAAATTTCCGCTTCAACCCTTGTCTCCGGCATGGGCGTCGGCCTAAAGGCACACCGCCATGCGCTTGAAAATGAGACCACCGGCTTAAAGCTCAATACCCAAACTCTGGAAACCAAACTGGAAACCTTCTACGGGGAAGTGACCGACTTACCGGCCTTACCGCCGCATTTAAGCGATTACGACTGCCGCAATAATCGCCTGGCCTGGCAAGCGTTAATCACCGACGGATTCGCCGAGCAAGTTGCCGAAGTGGCTAACCGCTTCGGCGCACATCGCATCGGTTTGGCACTGGGAACCAGCACTTCGGGTATTTTGGAAACCGAACAGGTATTGGCTTATCGCGAACAAAACGGGCAGTTCTCCGACGATTATCATTATGAAACCACGCATCGCATGAATTCGCTGGCGGATTTCTGCGCCGACGCCCTGTCGCTACAAGGCCCTCGCCTGATTATTTCCACGGCCTGTTCTTCCAGCGCTAAGGTGTTCGCCACCGCTTCGCGCTGGTTGGATCACGATTTGGTCGATGCAGTGCTGGTCGGCGGTGTCGACACCCTGTGCCTGACCACCATCCACGGCTTCAACGCGCTGGGCTTGGTGAGCCACGACATCGTGCGACCATTGGATGCGCGCCGTGACGGCATCAATATCGGCGAAGCCGGCGGCTTTATGTTGTTGGAAAAAGCCTCGAAAACCGCCAGGCCTGGCGAAAACCCCATTCAACTCACCGGCTTTGGCGAAACCAGCGATGCCTATCACATTTCCACACCCCACCCCGACGGCCAGGGCGCACACGACGCCATGGCACAGGCACTGAACATGGCCGGACTTGCGCCCGCAGACATTGACTACCTCAACCTGCACGGCACCGGCACGCCCAGTAACGACCTCGCCGAGTCCAAGGCTGTCAACACCTTGTTTGCTGACAAGACTCCGCTGCTCAGCTCCACCAAAGGGTTCACCGGCCATACGCTCGGCGCGGCGGGCATCACCGAAGCAATTTTCTGCCAACTGGCGCTTGAATCCCAGCAGGCCTGGGCGAATTTGAACTGCGAGCAGCTCGACGGCGCCTTATCGCTGACGCCGGTTTTAAAGACGCAGTCGGCCGAATTACGCCATTGCATGAGCAATTCCTTCGGTTTCGGCGGCAACAATGCCTGCCTGATTTTCAGCCAAACCGACATCGACAAAACCGGAGGGCCGATATGA